GTGTTacttagcaaaaatgaatacaatacaaaatggctgaaaggggtttatttatgtaaatgtccacattgcctcaatatatatgtgtcaataaatcaaatgtcattttgactgatggtttttcaaacctaacatgcttcaagatgacatcactctgaagtaccttgcaaaatttcaccttgatatgtcaaaagatgactgaATTACAGCTGTTTGGGCCAAATCTGACAATGCTAGCCACTGGTtcttttttttatacagaaactgAAAGCAGAAATACTCAGCAATGTGAATAGCTAACTTGGCTAAGATGTTGTGCTGGTAAGTGAAGGGTCAGAGGTTCAAATCCAGCCATAGCCATAattttttgtttaggattcagacAGAAAGACATGTTTTTTAGGATTCCTCCATCGGGAGGGTTTAACCCCAACCCTCTACTgatcaatttttaaatgatttgccattttgaggagtaatccgcattgctgcttgcagctatatttattattgttgttgttgttgtttattatgGCTATCAATCAGTTaagatttttaatcaaattaattacatgatgtgccgataaattaattgcatatcaatatttactgcgaAAGGCCCCCGAATATGGgtaaatttaaaggggtcatgaaatggagaatcaaattttccttgatatttagacatataagaggtaatgtactataaaaacatactgtaaatttcagaactcaaaacatccttcccattctaaaaagagcatttatagttgccacgcTGCTGAAACATctagttttgaaatctgtctgttcgtgacatcacaagacattgctcatttgtatttacacatccacaacatgcgtcattgcACCCCTGGCACGCAATTCAATTCAAgatgaatttttttaaattgtggttGAGTAGAGTTGATGCAAAAAATCCCCATTGACATTATGTTACTTctaggaagaagaggaagaggagaggcCACCAGAGCGGGAGGTGGCAGCAGTGATCTCTGCTGCAGATGTGGAGTCAACATTGCTCCTTCTGCAGGAGCAGAACCAGTCCATCCGTGGAGAGCTCAACCTGCTTAAGAATGAAAACCGCATGCTAAAGGACCGCCTCAATGCCCTGGGCTTCTCCCTGGAGCAGAGAATGGATGGGGCTGAGAAAACCTTTAGCTATCCCCCCACCAGTCCCGACCCTTCCTCCTCTGTGAGCGTTGGAGGTCATGGCGACTGTGCCACTGTGGCCTCCTCTGCAGAGGGATCAGCACCAGGCTCCATGGAAGACCTCCTGACAGGTGGCCAGCGAAGTGGCTCAACAGACAACCTGGACAGCGAGTCCAGTGAAGTCTACCAGGCCGTCACCTCCAGCGATGATGCTTTGGATGCTCCCTCAGGCTGTGGTTCCTTGTCCTCTTCCGAGTCTGAAGGTGGAGCTCCGGCATGTCGCAGTTCTTCTCGTAAGGGGAGCAGTGGCAACACCAGCGAGGTCTCGGTAGCCTGCCTGACAGAGCGCATACACCAGATGGAGGAGAACCAACACAGCACATCCGAGGAGCTGCAGGCCACTCTACAGGAACTGGCAGACCTGCAGCAGATAACGCAGGAGCTAAATGGTGAGAATGAACGGCTAGGAGAAGAGAAGGTGCTGCTTATGGACTCTCTTTGCCAACAGAGTGACAAACTGGAGCACTGTGGCCGTCAGATCGAGTACTTCCGGTCACTTTTGGATGAGCGTGGCGTGGGGTATTCGGTGGACGAAGACATCAAGAGCGGCCGATACTTGGAGCTAGAGCAGCGTTATGTTGAGCTTGCAGAAAATGCTCGATTTGAGCGTGAGCAGCTCTTGGGTGTAcagcaacatctgagcaatacTCTGAAGATGGCTGAACAAGACAATGCTGAAGCTCAGAGTGTGATCGCAGCTCTAAAGGAGCGCAACCATCACATGGAGCGGCTGTTAGATGTAGAAAGGCAAGAGCGAGCCGGCATGGCAGCGGCGCTGGAGGAGTGTAAATCTGCGGTGAGCAACGATCAGGCTGAGCTGAGCCGCTGTCGTGCCTTACTGGAGCAGGAGAGGCAAAAAGTAGCAGAGCTCTACTCCATTCACAATGCTGGAGATAAGAGCGACATCCACCAGCTCCTTGAAGGCGTTAGGCTAGACAAGGAGGAAGCTGAGGCCAAGGCTGCCAAACTTCAGGATGATCTTGGGCACGCTCGCACAGAGGTGGCATGTCTGCAAGACACCCTCAATAAGGTGAGCACTAGCACTGgttcattaaaggtgaagtgtgtaatttttttggttttaaaacaTTCTTCTGTCCCAGTTTAATTTGCAAAGACGACTATAAGTAAGCAATTGTTGATTCCaccaaaaagtataaaaaaaaataaaaaaaatggctctgtggtgctatcaaaacattgctctgtttgagaatTTCAGCCAGCCTGACATGCCAAAATTGGCTCAACCAACCGATTTTGTGGCAGGACTACCTGTTTTCTGACCAATAGAAGACGAGAGGAGTATACGGGAAACCTTTCGAAAAaccattatttttgcaactccACTTGAGGCCACTAGTggcgtagaaattacacacttcacctttaaatgaaGAACTTGGTCCTTCTCTCCTCTTGTTGTGGTGTAGCTGGATGCAGAGTACAGGGACTTCCAGAGTGAGGTGCAGAAGGAGTTAGCCGAGCAGAAGAGGGCTCTAGAGAAGCAGCGTGAGGACATGCAGGAGAAAGAGACTGAGATCGGAGACATGAAGGAGACCATCTTTGAACTGGAGGATGAAGTGGAGCAGCACAGAGCCGTCAAACTTCACGACAACCTCATCATCAGCGACCTAGAGAGTGAGTCAAAGAATAAAAATGCCTTCCAGCTGAGTTGTATAATGGTGTAAGCCCTTATACACTTAAAgtttcactcagtaatttttttttctcaattaaaattatttacttcaatagaaatgaatagtaattttgaaatatatgtataaaatcatgactgatgaaaagttcagtcatatcagtaaccttataaaatctcTTTTactctacatggggcaggggcacctcatgggtgcagccatgttagcattacatgaccagctgaatactactcacttaatctcagtaactgccctgttattgggcACTTTCATTCacagattaaattaatcctgttttactgtgcatagtgaatttttacaatggcatagggaactgaaaactactgtgtttgaatgatgcagcattcaggccactaggtgtcagtgtaagccaatatAAGCTATTTTGACATACTTCAAAACCTTTAAGGCAAAATTATCTCATACAGAACTGTTCAACGAAGTCTCATGTAACTAAGCTTTTGACTTGTGGCATAAATTCTGGTTCACTTTGCAGTTGGACCTTAATCACAGCTGCGCCATCtttatttttgacaggaatgacaacgaggctgtgtggGTAGACATCCAGTCACTTCAATAGGTTGTaattttgtttaaagtgttttggatcgctCCGctggctaaaaaaaataaaaaaattcttccCTAGAAATTACAGTAGACAAAAACATTTTAtgagatctaggagctttatacagtgcatgcgaTTGAAGAGACTTTATATCtatcctcacagccttgtttttattCACTTAGGAAATCAGACATGGTggtactgtgaataaggtctattctgACCGAGAACTACCCAGTTAAGAAAGGAAGAGACTGGCTGACTGGCATGTAAAGCGGccgaccactgtttttttttatttttatgtgctgtttaggGGCAGGGAATCTGCAATAGATGATTCCACCATAGTAAAAGATTGGTGtagaaaaatgcatttaaattatggTGTTGTAGTCTCTGAACAATTGTACAGAAAACATATAAATAATTAGTAGAAATGTGTATGTAAAAGTAACAAGGACTGATTATTTCACAGGCAGAAAACGAAGTGGAATATGAAGTTCTAGTTTGATTGCTACTATAACACGATTGCTATTTTTTAAGCGTGATTTCGTTTCGTGGTGGATTCCCAGAAGTTGCATTGCAGTACCGCAGTTTGATTGGAGCTTGAGATGATCAGTTAAAACTTTTAAGAGACATTAGGAGAGGCTGTATATTAGTGTATTTGCCTCATCTCACCACATGGTGGAGCCAGTCATTTGACAACATGGCTCAATTATGTGTAAGCATTATGCAATATTAGACTATCAAAAATGCTTTTTAACAACACTTGACTGCTACAGATAAGATCACACATGTCAGTGGAAATGGTAAGGAGAGATCATTTCCTCCCATATTATTTTAGTCAGTCTCAGGCCTTTTATCTTAAGTACTGATAGTCACCCCACTGTGCCAACACTATGTAGTCTTTACTTTCTCAAAAttaggttacttttgaaattcaATAACATGCAATATATTTTTCTTACACAATCACTGTCGCTACATTTAATATTTCTCTTCCCGTTCTTTCCCCCATTTGAACCCttcataacctccgttcactTACTCGCTCTCTTTATGTGTCCTGGCAGATTCCATGAAAAAGCTTCAGGATCAGAAGCATGACATGGAGCGAGAGATAAAGATCCTTCACCGCAGACTCCGGGTGAGTGAAGCCAGGAGCAGTAGTTTATGAATAGGTAATTTCAGGACCAGCCTTTCACAGACAGCCATTCTTTGAAAGGGTGTCTTAACCCTCTTAGTGTAATATTCAGATTATGACACTAGACAATCATTTCTTTCTTATTGAACGTCTCACCTACAGGATGCTGAGGGGTCCACTTACCCTTACTTATGTACCACTTAATGCATGAttcacatttaattttgtgtatgttCAGGAAGAGTCGGCAGAGTGGCGTCAGTTTCAGGCGGATCTGCAGACTGCTGTGGTCATTGCTAATGACATCAAGTCAGAAGCTCAGGAAGAGATTGGTGATCTACGGCGCCGCCTCCAAGAAGCCCAGGAGAAGAACGAAAAGCTGGGCAAAGAACTAGATGAAGTTAAAAATCGCAAGTAAGTGAAAGCTAGGACATAGCTGTCTATTATAAactatggctctgttccaaagctGCAACTCTGTGTGCCACAAAAATAGCGCTCCTCATGTGAAGTCCATGAGAGAcccaacacacattgtttattcCAGTAGTCTGACACtagcatacagtggcaagaaaaagtatgttaaccctttggaattaactggttttctgcattaattggtcatgaaatgtgatctcatcttcatcaaagttgctgttatagacaaacacaatgtgctttagctaacaacacacaattataattattttatatctttattaaacacattaaacattcacagtgctgtggaaaaagtaagtgaacccttggatttaataactggtcgatggCGGAAATAACCTCAatcaagcatttccggtagctatGGATTAGGCCTGCACAACCTTCAcatcagaaggaattttggaccattcttccttacggAACTGCTTCAGACATATTCTTAAGATGTCTGGTgtaaacggctctcttgaggtcattccatgGTATTTCTATTGGGTTAAGGACTGGGGTCTAACTGGGcctctccaaaaggtggattttctttttttgaagcattTCTGTGTAGTGGAtctactttgatgtttagggtcattttcctgctgcatcacccaacttctattGAGCTttagctggcacacagccacactGACATTATCCtgaaggatatcttgataaagTTGGGAACTCATTTTTCACtcgatggcaagcagtccaggccccaaagcagccccaaatcatgaagCTCCCTCCACTGGACTTCACCATTGGGATCATGTTTTCATGGTGGTATgctgtgccctttttacaccatatgtagtcctatgtgttcttcccaaaaaattcaaccttagtttcatcagtccacaaatcattttcccagtagcattgtgtagtatcaaggtggtctttggcaaatttcagtagcacagcaatgtttttgttgaaaagcagcggcttccttcatgatgtcctgcaatggacaccatgcctgtttaatgttttccgtatagcagactcatgaacagagatgttaaccaattccaatgattccttcaagtctttagctgtcactctaggttttttttttttttttttacctcattgagcattctgtggtgtgcgctttgagtcatcttggctggacagccaagCTAGTATATTGCCAAGCTAATGATGCAATACCCTAAAAAGCCCAAAAGATTCATGGTGCACTCAGAAATTGAGTGAAATAGtgcactaggttttggaactgagCTTATGCATTCATCCCGCACTTATGCAAAATGAAGGCATATTTTAAATGGAATTATCTGTGAGCTCATGTATATGATTGTAATTATGTTTAGGCCTATAAGGTATGTTATTAATGTATAGGATGAGGAAATGTAATTTCAATTTCTAAGTTTCCTGTCTATAGTGAGACAGAGTGAGCAGTAACTTGTGTGACTGTTCTGTATCAAAGGCAGGATGAGGAGCGTGGCCGTGTGTATAACTACATGAACGCGGTGGAGAGGGACCTTGCTGCTCTCAGGCAGGGAATGGGACTGAGTCGACGCCCCTCTACATCCTCAGAGCCGTCGCCCACCGTCAAAACCCTCATCAAAAGCTTTGACAGTGCCTCACAGGGTACTGCACGCCACATCAGCACCTCTCTCACGTCACATAAATACAAAAGTACAGGTTTTCCAGAGTTAGTGAAAATGTAGAAATATCAGgggattttaaaattgtgttttccaggcctggataaGTAATGGAAATGATAGAGTTCTTACAACTCATGGAAATATCTATAATgattatactttttttatttttatttttagttatgtTGTTCTAAAATATTCATCAGCTAAATATTTCTTTTGTAGTGTAAAATTTGCTCGCAggccataataataatttgtgagCGAATGGTTCTTTTGAGTAGGTTCATAATCAGAGAAACCGGTTCACAGATCTGTAAGATTGATTGATTCACTAGTAAAtcggtttaaatgttttttaaaaatggaatggccataaaaaaatgtcatggaaACTAATTGATTAAAAAGGGTGGAAAGCCTGAAAGTATCACATTTCTAACATTTCTAAGCTTCTTACTTAATAACTCTCATTTTGGTTGGAGGTCAAGTTCTGTCCTGAATAGACTGACTTGAATCCATTACCATGAGCTataaaacaaaggtctgaaaatatttattataatataatatgttcTGTTGTTGTGGCCACAGGTCCTGGAGCTAATGCTACTGCAATCACCACAGCAGCTGCTGCGGTGAGCGCAGCTCCAACGGCCACCTTACCCCGGACACCTCTCAGCCCCAGCCCAATGAAGACTCCACCTGCTGCCGCAGTCTCACCAATACAGGTATCTCACTGTTACACGATGACATCTGATGGATTCTGCTGCTATGCAGAGCTGCAGAGTGACTTATTATCACTATGAAGGTCAGACAGTACAATTCTGCCTCTTTTCCTGCTTGTTGAACCTTGGAAACCTTTGAGATAGCAGCACTTCCTCTTCCCCTTGGCCACCAGCACTTTTGACAGTTCTCACAGCACCAGTTCATTCATAGGAACTACAGAGTTTCCATTGTGGGCTAGTTTTCTTTCCTTAACATGCTATTTTTTCATACGGCCGTAACTTCTGATACAGTCTGGATGTGAAACAGAGTTCTTGGGTTCCGGTCACATGCATAGATATAGACAAATAATCGATTTCACCAATATTGTTTTAAcgatattcacacttttctacATTATCGTTTCTTTAATATCACGTCTACCAATAGATGACATCATTTGGTGTATCTCGAAAGAATAGCACTCAACAACAGCATTAAACCACTGTGCGTACAACAGGAAACAGTGGTATAACTTACTTATTAAAAGTATTGCTCGCATAATTACTCTACTTTTTATAGTCATTCATTCAAGGAAGGAACACATGGCATTTTAAGCTTAACAGTTAGACCAAAACAAAGATTAAAATAAATTTGTGAACATTTAGATAGCTAAACCACTTTGAAAAAATATAATGgcataaataatagtaataataatcatcattattTCTTATTagaattattaatacattatgcATAATGTATCATCTGTACCAGTTTCTGTCACAAAAAAACAAGCAATATCCGTCTATCTTTTGTATTTAACCAACAGAGACATGAATGCAATAATCTCGACTCGCAGACTCGACGTCTGTGCCCATCTCAATGTAACACTTAGTGGACACAAATGGTTTTTAATATTGACTCCATATCGAAGTGAAGCCTGACATTAAAAATATTCAGCAGTGAGGTTATATAAGGACGTGATTATCAGTGCATTATTGAGGAAAAGAAAGAGGAGGTGAGATGGGGAGAGATGGAAATAGATCTAAAGTTCTATTCTCCTGAGAGGTTAGGTGCAGTCTGCAGACACTTTTGATTGATGTAGAAATTGAGTAGTATTTCAGGGGAAAAGAGCTAAGGGCTTTAACTTGAGCTATGAATATGCCATAAAAATCAATATGAATAACTGCTGAGGCAAATTATTACAGCTTCCTGTTTCTTTAAGGACAGAAAATAGCATGAGGAGCTCTTAAATGCAAATATGAATCCATCTCTGTAGTAGTGTAGATATTATGTGatatatttcttatatttatatttcagtcTCACCTGAAGTAACACTGCAGTTGGTATTCTATGAGACAGTCATATCAGACTAGTTTACAGTTgcgtttatgcatttggcagacgctgtTACCCAAAGTGACCGTATATTCAAGGTGTAGCTTGCATTTTATCAGTATATATCTTCTCTGGGAATCGATCCCATGACATTGGCATTGTTTGCACCATGTTCcaccagctgagctacaggaacactaaTTCAGTTTATAAAAAATACTTTGGGTGTTATTGAGATACATTTTCCAATATTGTGTATGTGTTACTTACAGAGACACTCAATCACTGGCTCTATGACCGCCACCAAGACCCTCTCCTCACTTACAGACAAAAGAACCAGCTACACGGATATCAGCATGCCAGGTAACTTGTATAACAGACTACATACATTATTATCATtgagaaaagaaaatatttttcagtCCTGATCATTTGAAGTAAACATCAACTTCTTTCAACACACTGGTTAATGTGGTTTTTTATTGCCTTAAATTTTTtgttatggtacttttttttttacttttcattaaaaggccttattcatgaaacatgagcagaacacatTTGTGTGTAATGATTAGTAAAACCTTCTTGAGTAAAACCGTTAAATTCCTTTTTAATGGGACAATTCATGTAATAATGGATCTATGATGGATTTAGAcacaagtttgtttgtttttcatgaataaggcccattgtCTTTAACACACTTTCATGTTTGTCACATTTTAACGGGTAGGTCATACCAACTTTCCCTTCCACTAGCCATTGGAAGTGTCTATAAGCTCTAACATGTCTGATATTATAAGAACATGTTTAATAAGTGCACAGTATATTTCTCATTACGTGTATGTTAATTAacctttgtgttgtgttcatttgtgctaacaccttttgtgttcccagtcaaaaatgaccggcccactaagattgttaataaatctctcatgttgcatatattatcccaagatgTTGCATTAGGTCTTTTTGTCAACTTCCTTTTTAGTAAATATGACaagttattttgaaaatgtatgttttttttaatcgttggaaggattcattgaactgagcttttAATGGGCTAGTGGGGGGCACTTCCTGCAgaagaaatttaaaataataataattatgtaataaattaataaccacttgcttcaTCTAAACAAAAgcttcattttaaagcttagaatctggactttacaatgcataataTAGCTGAATTCTTAAAGAGTTTTTTAATTTGATgacaaattacaacagttttgttCTCATAATTAGCAAATTTGTTGTCACAACTATTATATTTatagttggtaaaaacataaagatgagatagccatgtgttatgtcattggaaaggtctcagttagtaaaatgcaatgagcaaatttgtttcacttagagaccaaactgcagtgagtattagtgtaagaaattcccactgacataaatataatgaataggagtgtctttttgtcacgtttttcctcattacttcctgaaacatacatataacatggACAATGGCATATTGTAAcatacagcagactatcccgattcaaacaagcccaaacacaacataatatgataagcaGATCTTAAAATATTCCTCAAGGAGTGTACATGGtaagatgatgcacaaaagggcactcaacacatgttgtgtgtgtgtgtgtgtgcaaacatgCATCCAcctatgtgctcatctaaaggattggggtGCTCctgaataattaatatttttgtattttatagtctaatccattcatttccagtggCCGGTCACTTTAGACCAGGAACACCACAGGtgcaacaaagtgaaataaaaatatataaagttttatgaaaattatcttaaaaaaaaaaaaaaacattgtgttcagatgccctgtgtgaacaaagtcatgaAATTTTGTTCcaactggatgaaataaactacagttttcagGCAAAAACTGTTTTTCCggaacacaatataagggttaaaTAAAGATATAATGGAAGGGTTAGTAAGAATATTTAtattcactttatttttaatgtaaacttACATTAGTGCAAAAGAGTGATCATAATCACATAAAATAAACAATCACAAAGTAGGTGCTGTAGGCCTCATTCTGCAAAAGTTTATATGTtaattaaaaaacacacaaaaactttACTAAGATTACAAAGATGAAGTACTTTTTAAGAGACACCTTTTACTTTATTTGTAAATGCAGCAGAGCATCTACTCCGAGCGGCCAATGGCAGTCGTCCTGCTTCTGCTCTACAA
This is a stretch of genomic DNA from Myxocyprinus asiaticus isolate MX2 ecotype Aquarium Trade chromosome 24, UBuf_Myxa_2, whole genome shotgun sequence. It encodes these proteins:
- the specc1la gene encoding cytospin-A, whose product is MKKAGRPVGNKAASGGGKGDAVTAGSSAGKTSVKSPTTASLSKAKSNDDLLAAMAGSSAGTNSSVVKGKKSSSAHSTSSAANTNNPESKAKTTSGPSGKRISSTTSKESNSSRERLRNSRNSSSKKQSSTGGSDRAPARHSRGQAQTSDSESRMSKSKSDGQLSDKVALEAKVKDLLGLAKSKDMEILQLRGELRDMRVQLGLPEEEEEEERPPEREVAAVISAADVESTLLLLQEQNQSIRGELNLLKNENRMLKDRLNALGFSLEQRMDGAEKTFSYPPTSPDPSSSVSVGGHGDCATVASSAEGSAPGSMEDLLTGGQRSGSTDNLDSESSEVYQAVTSSDDALDAPSGCGSLSSSESEGGAPACRSSSRKGSSGNTSEVSVACLTERIHQMEENQHSTSEELQATLQELADLQQITQELNGENERLGEEKVLLMDSLCQQSDKLEHCGRQIEYFRSLLDERGVGYSVDEDIKSGRYLELEQRYVELAENARFEREQLLGVQQHLSNTLKMAEQDNAEAQSVIAALKERNHHMERLLDVERQERAGMAAALEECKSAVSNDQAELSRCRALLEQERQKVAELYSIHNAGDKSDIHQLLEGVRLDKEEAEAKAAKLQDDLGHARTEVACLQDTLNKLDAEYRDFQSEVQKELAEQKRALEKQREDMQEKETEIGDMKETIFELEDEVEQHRAVKLHDNLIISDLENSMKKLQDQKHDMEREIKILHRRLREESAEWRQFQADLQTAVVIANDIKSEAQEEIGDLRRRLQEAQEKNEKLGKELDEVKNRKQDEERGRVYNYMNAVERDLAALRQGMGLSRRPSTSSEPSPTVKTLIKSFDSASQGPGANATAITTAAAAVSAAPTATLPRTPLSPSPMKTPPAAAVSPIQRHSITGSMTATKTLSSLTDKRTSYTDISMPAEHLLRAANGSRPASALQRVSNMDTSKAITVPRRSSEEAKRDISAPDGGPASSLITMGSSAPPLSLSSSSSPTASINPTARSRLREERKDPLSALAREYGGSKRNALLRWCQKKTEGYQNIDITNFSSSWNDGLAFCAVLHTYLPAHIPYQELNSQDKRRNFTLAFQAAESVGIKSTLDINEMVHTERPDWQSVMTYVTAIYKYFET